Below is a genomic region from Castanea sativa cultivar Marrone di Chiusa Pesio chromosome 2, ASM4071231v1.
AATATTTTAGTTTATGGTTCTTTCTTTGATCACCCTACAGATGAGCTTCCAGAATCCAGCTCTGTTCCTAAAATTCGGCCAATTTTTGGTGTTGTTGGGATGCTAAAACTGTTGGCAGGTAAAACATCTTTTCAAACGCTCAAAACATGTTCTTGTGTGTTTTAGGATAGAGAACTTTGACTTAAtactttaaattcatttttcccTAATTAGTTGCTTGCATAAGATTTTTGCCCCTTTTCAATTTATGATATCGTACATTAACTATAGTGGGTTATAGAACATTGGTGCCATTTGTTGCAgcttaatttataaattaagcCATCTTATTTTCTTAGGTACAGCTTAAGTCAAACCCAGTTTGTTTTTATCTCACCAAAATGTGCTATACACCAAACAATGTTTGATGGCTATTTATGTTCTCAGTAGTTGTTTTCAGTTCATTGATTGTTATTGATGTTGATATAtggttttatttcatttttaattcttaaaaatggTAGTTGGGTAGTAATTCATGGTTGGGAAGATTAATTGCATATTACAGTGTGCATAAATTTTTGGTAATAAGAGATGGATGAACCAAAAACATGCATAAAggacttatcaaaaaaacatGCATAAAGGCTCATTGAAACATGATTCCTGACTGTTGGGGATATGACACATTTGATTGGCAGAATTGTGGTGCCATGTAAGACCAGTGGAGTAAATAGAACCTAAAACAGAAGAAGGAAAGATTAAATCAAATGTATATGAAAGCATCTAGTTTCTTGTTCTAATATAATTATTGCACTGGAGTTGCAGCTTGTTTgattatgttgattttttaatattcttctATGCTTTTAGGTTCGTATTTAATAGTTATAACAGAGCATGAATGTGTTGGATCTTACTTGGGGCATCCTATCTTTAAAGTTTCATCCCTGAAGATTTTTCCCTGTAATCATTCTCTTGAAAATTCCTCTGCAGAGCAGGTAAGTTATTGCCTTAATGTTTATTTGTCTTATATGGATGGAATTTGATTTCAATTCTGTAATTGTTATATGAACTTCCTCGCAGAAAAAGATGGAGACTGAGTTTTCTGGGCTGCTAAATATTGCAGAGAAGACTTCTGGTCTGTACTTCTCGTATGAAACCAATTTAACATTGAGGTCAGCATTTTTTTCCGCTTTCGTGGCATTTGTCCATTCTTTATTGTGGCTGGGAAACAAACAGATGTTCCTACCTAAAGTGGATTGGCAGCAAAGAGCTGGCCCCCCTCCCCTTCccaaaaagaaagttttttaatACTTCTTTATTTGGCCTTTGCACATAAGGTCAATTCTTAGATTTATTCACACTTAGGGATTAATCTTACAACACAGAAAATTGTATTTGTAACTGATGGAGacactaaattttatttatgttcaCAACTGTTGCAACTGATGGCCTTCAcacaaaatatgattttttttgggggtgctGCAGCGCACAGCGATTAAATGATCTGGGTGATGAGTCTAAATTGCTTCCTCTTTGGAGACAAGTAAGCCTTGATCTTAGAAGTAGttgcttttcttttgttttttgattttatcTTTAAGATATTAGTATATGCTAGATCTGAAGTGAGAAGGTAGATTTCTTATGTAGGTTCTGCCTACAATTATGTCTGAATGATGATTTTCAATCTCTGTCATCATTATGTTCTAGCTTCATTGCTGTTTCTTTGTACTTTTAGATTTTTAGTAAATGGGGATTTTGCTAATGTCACTAATTGTTTTGCTACAGGCAGAACCTCGATTTCTATGGAACAACTATATGTTGGAAGTGCTCATAGATAACAAGGTCAGGTTGATGCCAAAGTTGTTGTCAGTCCTTTTACACGTATACTTTACTAACTGCTAACATTTATATGGTTCCCTATGCGCAGCTTGATCCGTACATACTACCTGTTGTCCAAGGGAATATCCTTATCTCATTGTTGGATTCAGTTTTTTGATTGTGTCACATGAGAGTGTACATTTATAGTTTAGTGGCTCATATAAATGCTGGTTGATTCTTTCTATTTCAAGTTTTTCCTTAACTGTTCATCAAGCTTTAATAACTTTCAAGCAGCCATTGGGAAAGATGTTATTGATGTTACTCTGGTTGCGAGGAGATGTACAAGGAGAAATGGTATTCAAAGCCCATATtaccttttaattttgttaatatgtaTCTCGGTCTGTTCATTTATGGTTATCATTACTGTTTTCACAAAGACTAGTTCAGTACTATATTCTATACAGAAGAACTCCAGGAAATTAGTAATTCCTACTGATTTAATAAGTTTATCaacattaattattaattttttcaccATTATACCAATACTATTCACTTGCAGCAACTaactttttgataagtaattagTTTTATTAGAAAACACTAGGATGCACCCTAGTTTACTCCCCAGGGGTGGGTCCAAAGGGCTTCTGCCCTGGTGAGGTTccacatcatcaaaaaaaaagaaaatactagaaTGCAACAAGTACACAGGAAGTGTATTAAATGTACATCACAGCTAAGCTTTAAAAGTACAATGATCAATAAACTTTAATAGCTTTGAGAAGGAGAAACTTCTCAACACCAACCATTCAAACAGAGTTCTTAGAAAGTGCAGTCTGAGATCTAGAATCGCCCTCTCACACCCTTCAAAGTTCCTTGCATTCCTTTCCCTCCAAATGCACCATTTGCTGCAACTAACTGATAGAGGATCATATTAGTTCTAATAGGAACTGGGATAAAATATATGTGAGGGTCTGGTAGGGTCTATTATACATCAAGAGGTTTTGATAGTTGGATCATTTTTAAAGCTTTAATTTTAAGATCATTGGTaaattacttatccaaaaatagGTCATTTCTAAATCAATGCCAATCTAGCAATTGTATCAGTAACTAACCATTTTTGACAAGAGAGGGGCATGTTTAAtgcattttacaattttataacCATGCACTTAATTTGACCCTGCGAACATTTTGAAGAACATTACATGGGCAATGACCAAATTTCCATCATAATAGAAACTATAAAAAGATCTGTCACAAACAATTTGAGAGACAGATGCTTCCATTCTTGACATATGCTTTGATGCCATATGAAATGATCTACTATCCAAAGAGGTCTCTAACGAGAAAAATTTACGTGCTGAGTGCTAACAACTTAGCACATGCTTGCTGACTGATAGCATGATTAAAAAGTGACCACGTGCTAATGAAGTTTCAGGAGCACCTAGCCATATTCTCATCAATGCAGAGTAAAATGCATTATATTGTTTCCTCTTTCAAAGTGGCATTAAGTATTGGCCTTATATCCTCGCtagtataataaataatagttGCATTCCTTACAAGGCACTCGGATGTGGAGAAGAGGAGCTGATTCCGATGGGTATGTTGCTAATTTTGTGGAATCTGAGCAAATTATGCAATTTAATGGATTTACAGCATCATTTGTTcaggtaatgttttatatactttttagttttttgttgtttatacAAATATCATTACAAATGTACAGTCCTAAATCCTAAATGCTAAACATAAAGAGTAAATGATATTTGACAAAAGCACTGTGGATATCATATTTTGTGAATGTTAAGAGTGGATCTTGTGGCTTAGTATTGTAGGCagtataataattattttttaaatcattaaaagGACAAAATTGTAGGCAGTATAATAAAGAGTACagaacaaaatttttaagacCATAAAAAAGAAGTAACACATTCAAGATGTACATTTGACAATCAATGTGAAAAAGATATTAGTAATTTGCCAATAAATTGAGGGATGCTGCATTCTCGATATGTATAAAGAACTGAATCCCTCCAAAATTACCAGTTACTGTCTTTACAAGCAAGTGGTTGAATTTGTTTCCTTTTAACAATGTCTTGGTGATCTCTACAAGGTTTTGGAAAAACATTTAGTTTCTTCACTTTCAGATTGTGAAAAGAAGCAGAGTGAAAAGAGATGCTTGAATTTGTTTCCCACTTTCAAATGAAATAGCTTATGTGCTTTTGGAAAAAGCAGTGAGCCCCTGACTATTTCCCAGTGGAATGAAAATACTTAGCTAATTTAAATTTAAGCTGACTTGAAGTTAACACTCATCATGAGATATTGTGATTACCCCCTTCCTTGATATGAAATGATCACCTGTTAAAATTTCTCCTATGACACATTATTGCTACTTTAGTGGATGGCATGAGTTTGGATCATGAAAATATGGATATCTTTACTTAAAGGTGCTCAGAATAGAGCTGGAACTCACCCAAAGTTTTTTCTGGTTTTTGTGACCATGAGAGTAAACTCTTGTCCTCTCAGATTTTTGGAGAAAAGGAGGGCTTTATGTCATTTAGTGGTTTATAATGAACATCAACGTTTAAACAGCCAAAATCAGGGTGTGTGGGAAGGCTTACCAGTAATCTGACAGAAAGAATATTTAGGATATCTTTTTATAAGTAAATGGTTGAAAGTATTATAGCAGAATCGGTAGCGTATTATGCTTGCTTGAAAGTATTATAGCAGAATCGGTAGCGTATTATGCTTGCTTGTTACATCTGAGTTGTCTAATCTTATATGCCCTTATATTGCCTTTAACAGGTTCGGGGGTCAATTCCATTGCTTTGGGAGCAAATTGTAGATTTGACATATAAGCCGAAGTTCCAGATTGTTAAACTTGAGGAAGCTGTGAGTGTTGTATTATTTGTTCATTTATGGCATTGTTAGATTGCAAATGAATGCTTTCTACTTGTTTTTGACTATGCTGTACTGTATACAGCCTCGAGTAGTTGAGCGACATTTCCtggatttaagaaaaaaatatgggGCTGTTTTCGCTGTTGATCTTGTCAACAAGGTACAAAATTTTCCCCATGTGTAAATTTGTGCATGTGTAGAGTGTAACTATTTAAGCTATTTATTCTTATGCTACCTTTGTCACTTTTCAGCATGGAGGTGAAGGACGCTTAAGTGAAAAATTTGCAGGTGCAATGCAGCATGTTGTCAGTGATGACGTAAGGTAAAAATTCTTGGTACTAacattagaaaaatataaaactgtGTGCATTTGATGTATATATCGTTTTGTTTGATCTCATGCTGAGACCTACTTAACATTGTAGATATCTGCACTTCGATTTTCATCATATTTGCGGGCATCTTCATTTTGAGCGCCTCTCAATCCTTTATGAGCAAATTTCAGATTTCATCGAGAGAAACGGGTATGGTTTCTTTCCTATGGTAACATATACATAACTTGGCCTTTTTAGATCTATTCGTTTATGTTGCTTCATTGTAGAGCTATGAGGCATTTGGTTTAATTATAAGGACTCATAAACTGGAGTGTCCTTGTTATGTAAAATGTGTAGTTGACATACTGACATTAACATTAATCATTTGTGCTTTGTTATCttcctttttgtgtttttagagtTGCAATGACTAAAAACAAAACAGTACAATAACATTGGCATGTCATGCTTTCATGGGttgtttttttgagatataCTTTTTCAGTTATCTACTAGATTCTCTCATGAAAATTTGTGAAGAAGCATTTTCCATGACTCAATTTATGTGCCCAACACGTGGTCCAAATAAGTGTGTAATTCATTTCCTGAGTTGCTTgcttgttttcaattttaaggTACCTTTTGTTGAATGAAAAGGGTGAGAAAATGAAGGAGCAACTTGGAGTTGTGCGGACAAATTGTATTGATTGCTTAGACCGTACAAATGTTACCCAGGTAGGTTAACATCAATCACATAGAAAACAGCTAAACAGCTCATACAATTATGCCTCTGCTGAAATTTGCATATGTAGACTATGACTTATGTTTACTGCAAAGGGAGATCTAAGAAATTAGTAATTAAAACTCTAATCTTTATCCCagaataatattcttgaaatttaggaaaaaaatttgtaagtcATCATCAGTGTTTTGTGTCTTTTTCTACTTCAAGTTTTTCAAATTGCAGGTGAGGCATGCACTTCCCTTATCCTTGAGTTTTTCTAGTTGTCATTCTACTGATTCTCTTTCAAGTTTTGAatatattggaaaaaaaaactatcctGTGGTTTTCTTTGTTAaccattaatttttaaattaattatacaaGAGTAAATGTTCTAAGATATGGTTGCAGAGCATGATAGGCCGAAAAGTGTTGGAGTACCAACTTAGAAGGCTTGGTGTTTTTGGTGCTGAAGAAACTATCAGCTCACATCCAAAGTTTGATGATAGCTTTAAAGTCTGTGAGTACTTCAATTTTTCTGTCACATAGTATGATGTTGGCTATTATATTACTTGTGGTTATTTTCTACTTTCCTAATCATATTTTCCATGGTTCTCCTACTATGTGAAGTCTGGATTTTACTTATACCTGTTTTTGTATCTTCAGTGTGGGCTAATCATGGGGATGAGATAAGCCTTCAGTATTCTGGCACTCATGCTTTGAAAGGAGATTTTGTCAGGTACTTTTCCATGGATCTACTCTGAAACTTATTTTTACATTCATGTCTATGTGCTCTTCCATTGTTGGTTTATTGAAGCTCATGGATGAAAAAGTCTTTCTAGTATTTTCTGATTGGAAGGTggataaattttgattttctaagCTGAATATGAGTTTATCTGCAAATATTTGTATGAAATGGCAAACCTTTAATTGCTGTATTTCATTGAATGGAGCATTTTGATGCAAGTgtattatttcttcttttatgttTTGCACCTTTGCAATATTTCATACTTTTGGTTGAATAATTTCCTTGGATACATCATTCTGACTAAAACTACATGCCCTACTGTCATCATAAAGATGATGATATCTATATGAATACAAGGATAATGGCACTAATGTGTAgcatggaattttttttctttcccctgtACAATAAATTGGTTCTGTTTGGTTGGATTATAGATATGGCCAGCGGACAATCCAAGGGATCCTTAAGGACGGATGGAATGCCCTTGCACGCTATTATTTGAATAACTTTTGTGATGGAGCAAAACAGGTTagtatgtttctttctttgttcaaaTTATAGATACTCAAATGGAGTTCTAGAAATTGTAAGCTATCATCAAACTTTTTATGTTTGTTATCAAACCCCCcgcccacacacacacacacagaaaaacCCCTAGcgacgtaaaaaaaaaaacttgacccCAGAAATTTGGTGGTCTGTTGCTATCTTTTGCATTGAGACTTTGTTGAACACTTGAACTATGTCCTGATCAGTTGAATGATTTTCATTTCTTATAGCATGCTTTGTTTCTATGTGCATTTACATAATTCGATATGTAAGAGTTGAAGCGGTGATTTGCTTTCTGTTGTGCCGTCCTTTTCATTTGATAATTTGCCTTGTAATTTGTGCAAGATCTCAATTTTTGTCAAGCTATGTATGGTCACATTGTACATCCTTTATGTGAAGAGATTGTGATTTCTTTCTGCAACATTATCAGAAACTAAACTGACTTTCTGTTCTCTTGTTTTTGAACATCTGAAGGACGCAATTGATCTCCTTCAAGGGCATTATATTGTTTCTGTCGGTCGAGATATGACTCCCCCATCTCAAAAAGGAGGAGGCCTTGAGGCTGTAGCTGTGAGTAGAAGCCAAAtgccaataatatatatatatttttttttattttttttttaggccacAAATGATTTTAGTACATTTTTAGTAAAGCTTGCTTATACACTTGGATGTGCATCTTATTTCATTCTCCACCGAGTCTAAATACATCAGTTCTTGAATTTGTAGTTTTTGTGGAGGATGTTTCCAACtagttttctcaacaaaaataaaatatctacctaatttatttctaaatatttcttttcttgtaaTTATTCCTTTAACTGCATCCTTTCTGATCTTTATTTCACATTGAGATGTATACTCGATTTCGTTGTTGCTCATTTTGAAACAGTTCTTAAGACTTTAGTGGGTGCGGAGACTTATCCAACTGGTTtcctcaacaacaattttatatttttgttatcgATTTCTAGATATTTCTTGTAATTATCTTCACATCTCAAACTCTAACCTTGGATTATTTCTTTTTGCAGTCCTTTCCACTGGCTTTATCACTGGTTTTGACTGGGTTCTTTTTCGCAACTATGTCATTGAGGCAAGGTCAGTGGAGTATTGCTTGTTTAACAAGAAGAAATAGTAGCTAACTTCAGAATAAACAGATGCATTAATTTAAAGTATTATTATGTGCTACTGTTTACTTGAGGGGGCTTGTAAAGAACCATATAGAGCATCCTTTGTTGGAGTGCAAGTCTAAAAGACATTATTTTTGCTAATGtgggaaaattttgttttttggatgatgatgtttcatttttcttttccacaGGTCAATACGATCTTCGGcactttttcttttcgtttATGTGGGCAGGCTTGAGTGTAGCTTTAGCGGCATTTGTGAGGGCCAATGGCAGGATTTTCTGCAACCGGCCTCGTCTGCACAAGCCTCGTTGATTCTGGGTCTGACTGATTCCAATTTTGTGTGAAATTTTAATCTTTCTGCTAACTAATATTTATTCATTCACACGATTTTGTAGTTAAGTGTAGCTATGAATTCCTGGTTGGTTATATCTGTAAgtttttgggatataatttaagCAATTTTTGTATTCTATTTGTCTTGTTGtcattattattcttttatttgtatAATTGATTTTCCTTGTGGACATCGTTGTTTCTAATTTTGTTAGTGAAAGATGAAAGCTCCCATTCTTGTAATGTTGGAGAGGTTCCTCTGTCGCTCCCATGCTTGTAATGTGTTCAGTAAAAGTTGATAGTTTGAGTTACTACATTATTGTattgttaaattattattattattttgctggATTTGAAAATGTAAGATACCCTCAAATTCCCATTTATAATGGAAAAGAAAAGctttataataataatggaaaagaaaagcattaagattatcttctttctttctcgtAAGATAAACGAGGGGAAGTGTTTAAGATGTTGGGTAGGTTGGTCGAAGTGGGATAGGATCGTGATTGattgttttacctttttctgGGTAAACTGAttaattgtttttcattatgTACATTTTTCTAACTCTGATGAAATCATTTGGTAATTtatgaggaaaagaaaataaattaaaaatgaaaagataaaacaaaacatCACATGAAAAGTGAAATATCAcgtttaaaagaaaattgagcTTTGTTCacttttttggagaaaatgacATTTTCACAACAGAAGCTAATGAAAATCTGGAACAGTGAAACAGTAAGTGACTAGCGGGAACATCTTTCACTAGGGGGGCAAGCTCTTTATGATGAAGTGTGAGTAGCATATGGAGGCCAGTACAGGTGAAACTCGATCTTGTAGGTGACGGTTAAGCCCTTGAGGTTGACCGGAGATGATGTAACATAACCTTGCACAAACAAGAAATCACCAGTGCCTCCCACAACTGGATGATCAGAGGGCTTTATGTTATGTGTGCCTCCAACAATTGAAATTGAACCTGAGTGGTTCTTCAAACGTAAAGTGATCTTAGCAATGGAGATGCTCGTAAGCCCATCCAGGCCGGAAGTAATGGAAGTTCCCTCTGCAATTCCAACCAGTTTCGAAGTTCGGTTGGCTGTGACAGTCATTGGATCCTGGAAAGCAAATAAGGTTCCAAAAGGCAAAGTGGTTTGACTAACGCCTGGTCCTGCCACACCTTTCACTATGATGTACCCAGTTCCGTTTATTGTTTCATGTTGAAACAGAGAAAAGTGGAGGGATTTGAGCccctggtggtggtggtggtggtggtggtggtggtgggagcTGGAGGTGGCCTTAAATGAAAGGAGAGCAAATAGTAGAACAGCAAGGACTCTGTTTTGCAAAGTGAGAGCCATGGTAGTATCTTTTAGCTGAGTTTACTAGTGTAGGGACTAGGGAGGACCAGAACACGAGTCCAAGATGTTGTTTCATATGCGGGGCTCTCTTTATAGACCTTTTAATTGCTTGACACGAACGAGTTATGCTCTCAATTGGTGAGAACAAATGTGTCATCAAATAGGCTTGACTCCGTCAATAGCAAAATCTCTACCGTCCAATGTATTGATTTTTCAACCACACAGACTATTGACTATACATTTGCCAGTCGTGCGGGGAAAATAGAGGACCAATGGTCCAATGAATCCCCCTGAAAGGCTTCATACGAAATGTCAATTTTAGGTGGGAGCTTTCTTTTCAAACGGTATAGTTGTCATTGATTACTTAGCAAAATGCAATAACTTCAACCGAGTCGCATAGTATTATATAAATTGCCATAATTTTTGCTATAATTATTTTACGTGTTAGATTATTATTGGCTGCTTGACACTTTTATATAAActcattatttgtttttcactGTTTATAATCTGCCACGTGAACAATTGTGGTATAAGTTGTGCCATTTAAatggttttataatttttttagtggaatATCTCAGTCCATAGAGCAGTTTACACGAGCCGACGCAGCCCACTATCACTTTCtattgtttctttgtttgtcTCGACTTGAAGTCGACAAGTCTACACTTTGCCGTGATCCATACTTTGTCACCGTCATTCCTAGACCTTGAATGCTACGTGAGAGTAACAGGAAgctaaattattttaagaaaaaaaaaaaagaatattcgCTTTCAAATGTTGGACTAAAATTGATTCTAGAGGCTCATCTACTACCATTCTAGAAAATCCATTTAGTGCCATCTACTCCCATTAAGGACTTCAAAGTGTTTGCGGCTGAATTCAAAACCTCAGAAGTGTCAAACCACTTTATGTGTTTATTTCA
It encodes:
- the LOC142626191 gene encoding phosphoinositide phosphatase SAC7-like codes for the protein MMEKADSSKKLYSRLRLWEFPDQYIVEPTDGSCGSSLLISRKDGSMSLIDELPESSSVPKIRPIFGVVGMLKLLAGSYLIVITEHECVGSYLGHPIFKVSSLKIFPCNHSLENSSAEQKKMETEFSGLLNIAEKTSGLYFSYETNLTLSAQRLNDLGDESKLLPLWRQAEPRFLWNNYMLEVLIDNKLDPYILPVVQGSFNNFQAAIGKDVIDVTLVARRCTRRNGTRMWRRGADSDGYVANFVESEQIMQFNGFTASFVQVRGSIPLLWEQIVDLTYKPKFQIVKLEEAPRVVERHFLDLRKKYGAVFAVDLVNKHGGEGRLSEKFAGAMQHVVSDDVRYLHFDFHHICGHLHFERLSILYEQISDFIERNGYLLLNEKGEKMKEQLGVVRTNCIDCLDRTNVTQSMIGRKVLEYQLRRLGVFGAEETISSHPKFDDSFKVLWANHGDEISLQYSGTHALKGDFVRYGQRTIQGILKDGWNALARYYLNNFCDGAKQDAIDLLQGHYIVSVGRDMTPPSQKGGGLEAVASFPLALSLVLTGFFFATMSLRQGQYDLRHFFFSFMWAGLSVALAAFVRANGRIFCNRPRLHKPR
- the LOC142623769 gene encoding pterocarpan synthase 1-like; the protein is MALTLQNRVLAVLLFALLSFKATSSSHHHHHHHHHHQGLKSLHFSLFQHETINGTGYIIVKGVAGPGVSQTTLPFGTLFAFQDPMTVTANRTSKLVGIAEGTSITSGLDGLTSISIAKITLRLKNHSGSISIVGGTHNIKPSDHPVVGGTGDFLFVQGYVTSSPVNLKGLTVTYKIEFHLYWPPYATHTSS